A single window of Gossypium hirsutum isolate 1008001.06 chromosome A10, Gossypium_hirsutum_v2.1, whole genome shotgun sequence DNA harbors:
- the LOC107895796 gene encoding uncharacterized protein — MLFYLTMLNLPKFFKDDPPTVKEDEVDEVTAFTAIKTWKHSNFLCQNYILNGLSDALYEVYSVKKTAKELWTSLDHKYKPEDAKTKKFLVAKFLNFVMIDSKLVVNQVRELQLIIHGILVEGMIISESFQMAIIIEKLPPTWNDFENYLKHKRKEMSEEDLIVRLQIEEDNRGTKKRLNKGANDNIARLNIIEVKKDFTKGKQLQNGPKLGPKGSFSKMQKFQGKCFNCNKMGHKSSDCRISKKVRANEANAVEKISKEVFDMELCA, encoded by the coding sequence ATGCTGTTTTATTTGACCATGTTGAACTTGCCCAAATTTTTTAAAGATGACCCTCCTACTGTTAAAGAGGACGAGGTAGATGAAGTTACCGCTTTCACTGCCATTAAAACTTGGAAACATTCAAATTTCCTATGCCAAAACTACATCCTGAATGGATTGTCGGATGCACTATACGAAGTGTATAGTGTTAAAAAAACAGCTAAGGAATTATGGACATCGTTGGACCATAAATACAAACCCGAGGATGCTAAAACTAAAAAGTTCTTAGTTgctaaattcttgaattttgtaatgattgattctaaattagttgtgAATCAAGTGCGGGAACTTCAATTGATCATTCACGGAATTCTTGTTGAAGGGATGATAATAAGTGAATCCTTCCAAATGGCAATCATTATTGAAAAGTTGCCTCCTACTTGGAATGACTTTGAGAATTACCTAAagcacaaaagaaaggaaatgtcAGAGGAAGACCTAATTGTCAGACTTCAGATTGAAGAAGACAATAGAGGTACAAAAAAGAGGCTCAATAAAGGAGCAAATGACAATATTGCTAGGTTAAACATCATAGAAGTCAAGAAAGACTTCACGAAGGGAAAACAACTGCAAAATGGGCCTAAACTGGGACCAAAAGGTAGTTTTTCCAAGAtgcaaaaatttcaaggaaaatgcTTCAATTGCAACAAGATGGGGCACAAGTCATCCGACTGTAGAATCTCAAAGAAAGTTAGAGCTAACGAGGCTAATGCTGTGGAAAAAATTTCCAAGGAAGTATTCGATATGGAATTATGTGCCTAA
- the LOC107897685 gene encoding stem-specific protein TSJT1 — MLAVFDKSVAKSPDALNAPDNPQAVSALKDGFLPNHFASVYPGCVSISLGSSGVMAYSLEKQNPLLPRLFAVVDDIFCLFQGHIENIAVLKQQYGLNKTANEGIIVIEAYRTLRDRGPYPPDQVVRDIQGKFSFIIYDSSSKATFIASDADGCVPFFWGTDAESHLVLADDVETVKKGCGKSFAPFPKGCFFSSTGGLKSYEHPLNELKAMPRVDSSGQVCGATFSVDVETKKKSTGMKKVGSAANWSSNY, encoded by the exons ATGCTTGCAGTTTTCGACAAATCGGTTGCCAAGAGCCCAGATGCTCTTAATGCTCCAGATAACCCTCAGGCTGTATCTGCTCTCAAAGATGGCTTCTTACCTAATCACTTTGCCTCTGTTTATCCCGGTTGTGTCTCCATCAGTCTCGGCTCTTCTGGGGTTATGGCTTATTCTCTTGAAAAACAGAACCCACTTCTCCCCAG ACTGTTTGCGGTTGTGGATGACATATTCTGCTTGTTTCAAGGCCACATTGAGAATATAGCCGTTCTTAAGCAACAATATGGCTTGAACAAAACAGCAAATGAGGGGATCATTGTTATCGAAGCTTACCGAACCCTCAGAGACAGAGGTCCTTACCCTCCGGATCAGGTTGTAAGAGATATCCAGGGGAAATTTTCTTTCATTATCTATGATAGCTCTTCAAAAGCCACATTTATAGCTTCT GATGCTGATGGATGTGTACCTTTCTTCTGGGGAACTGATGCTGAAAGCCACCTTGTTCTTGCAGATGATGTGGAGACTGTCAAGAAGGGCTGTGGGAAGTCTTTTGCTCCATTCCCAAAAG GGTGCTTTTTCTCATCCACTGGAGGGTTAAAAAGCTATGAGCACCCCCTTAATGAGTTGAAGGCAATGCCTCGGGTGGACAGTTCGGGTCAAGTTTGCGGGGCTACTTTCAGTGTGGATGTAGAGACAAAGAAGAAATCAACTGGAATGAAAAAGGTTGGAAGTGCTGCAAACTGGTCCTCTAACTACTGA